One part of the Maridesulfovibrio sp. genome encodes these proteins:
- a CDS encoding ABC transporter ATP-binding protein/permease: MITKRALTYWVKNSNMKLQLILLVVIFFTVAVRLIPLEMQKKIINQAISMRKVDLLLMYSGFYIASVVAASLLKYLITVLQTYIGQESLAEMRKGLYAHILTLPLGYFRKANPGMVVSSLVTELAPAGEYVGQSLAVPVTNLLTLLAFAGYMFFLNPIMAGISIALYPFVIYLVPKLQKKTNSANKERVDVTRNLSSHINETISGIHEIHGNGSYRIENRKYGDFVDRLFKIRITWILYRQGIKVLNNFFQNLGPFLLFIVGGYLAIQGRFDLGALVAFLSAYEKIYDPWKELMDFYQVHNDASVRYNRVMEYFDAKPEFELEPEGRDPVKLKGDIEVQNLGFTVSGNVRLLKQINMRLKPGEQMALVGFSGSGKSTLAQCVSQLYKYTSGSVKIDGYEVNELTKADLVHNMGIVAQSPFIFSGTIKDNLLYSCAAIIDNDPEAEQKMPDRDNMIEAIQQAGIFVDVLRFGLNTLLDPDKEAELSERLVRVRKNFHSDYGDKLAEHVEFYRAGQYLVYSSVAGNITFGHANDESFSGRALVSNEYFLAFLKEAQLETPLLSLGRELAKQTVDILGNLPPDEVFFEQSPIPSEEFEGYKQLITRIEDIPLPDIEEKDREMLLHLALSFVPGRHKIVALPTVLQGLILDGRKMFNAKVLEERPETFSFYQMTEFIPSQTILDNILFGKPKTDHPKVQDTINQSLIQLLIEEDLLETVVELGMEFQVGTKGDKLSGGQCQKLAIARTFLKNPPIMIMDEATSALDNRSQNRIQGLLETKWKGKATLISVIHRLDTIKNYDKVAVMKAGKLMEVGPYEELMERKGLLYELVHGAH, from the coding sequence ATGATCACCAAGCGAGCGCTAACCTACTGGGTGAAAAACAGTAATATGAAATTACAGCTCATATTGCTTGTAGTCATCTTTTTTACAGTAGCAGTAAGGTTAATTCCGCTGGAAATGCAGAAAAAGATCATTAACCAGGCGATAAGTATGCGCAAGGTTGATTTACTTTTGATGTATTCCGGGTTTTATATTGCATCGGTAGTAGCAGCCAGTCTGCTTAAATACCTAATAACTGTTTTGCAGACTTACATCGGGCAGGAGTCGCTTGCTGAAATGCGTAAAGGACTTTACGCCCACATCCTGACCCTGCCGCTCGGATATTTCAGAAAAGCCAATCCGGGGATGGTTGTCTCATCATTGGTGACGGAACTTGCTCCTGCCGGTGAATATGTAGGTCAATCATTGGCTGTTCCTGTTACAAACCTGCTTACGCTTTTAGCTTTTGCCGGATACATGTTTTTCCTCAACCCCATTATGGCCGGCATCTCTATAGCACTATATCCCTTTGTTATTTATCTGGTTCCTAAACTCCAGAAAAAAACAAATAGTGCAAATAAAGAGCGGGTCGATGTTACTAGAAACCTCTCCAGTCACATAAACGAGACAATCTCCGGTATTCACGAAATCCATGGCAACGGTTCATACCGTATTGAAAACCGCAAATACGGTGATTTCGTAGACCGTCTTTTTAAAATCAGGATCACATGGATTCTTTATAGGCAGGGAATTAAAGTCCTGAACAATTTTTTCCAAAACCTCGGCCCGTTCCTGCTCTTTATTGTTGGCGGTTATCTCGCGATTCAAGGGCGTTTCGACCTTGGTGCACTGGTCGCATTTCTTTCAGCTTATGAAAAGATTTATGATCCCTGGAAAGAACTTATGGATTTCTATCAGGTCCATAATGATGCTTCTGTCCGCTACAACAGGGTTATGGAGTACTTTGATGCCAAACCTGAATTTGAACTCGAACCTGAAGGCCGTGATCCTGTCAAACTTAAAGGTGACATTGAAGTCCAAAATCTCGGGTTCACTGTCTCTGGAAACGTCAGGCTGCTGAAACAGATCAATATGCGGCTCAAACCCGGGGAACAAATGGCTCTGGTGGGATTTTCCGGCAGTGGTAAGAGTACATTGGCTCAGTGCGTTTCCCAGTTGTATAAATATACGAGCGGATCAGTTAAAATTGACGGTTATGAAGTTAACGAACTGACCAAGGCAGACCTTGTCCATAACATGGGGATTGTAGCCCAGTCTCCGTTCATCTTTTCAGGAACAATAAAAGACAATCTGCTATACTCCTGTGCGGCCATTATCGATAATGACCCTGAAGCGGAGCAGAAAATGCCTGACCGGGACAACATGATTGAGGCTATTCAGCAAGCCGGAATATTTGTCGATGTCCTGCGCTTTGGCCTTAATACGCTCCTTGATCCTGATAAAGAGGCGGAGCTTTCCGAACGGCTTGTAAGGGTACGCAAAAATTTCCACTCCGACTACGGTGATAAACTCGCAGAGCATGTTGAATTTTACCGCGCCGGCCAATATCTTGTTTATTCAAGCGTTGCCGGCAACATAACATTTGGTCATGCTAATGATGAAAGTTTCTCTGGACGGGCACTGGTCAGCAATGAATACTTTTTGGCCTTTCTTAAGGAAGCACAGCTTGAAACCCCGCTTCTCAGTCTTGGACGCGAACTTGCCAAACAGACTGTGGATATTCTCGGTAATCTCCCACCCGATGAAGTTTTCTTTGAGCAAAGCCCTATTCCTTCCGAAGAATTTGAAGGATATAAGCAGCTCATAACACGCATAGAAGACATACCGCTGCCGGATATTGAAGAGAAAGACCGGGAGATGCTGCTGCATTTGGCTCTTAGCTTTGTTCCCGGCAGGCATAAAATTGTTGCATTGCCGACAGTACTGCAGGGACTCATCCTCGACGGACGCAAAATGTTCAATGCCAAAGTTCTTGAGGAAAGGCCTGAGACATTCAGCTTCTACCAGATGACCGAATTCATCCCTTCACAGACTATTTTGGACAATATCCTCTTCGGTAAACCCAAAACCGACCACCCAAAAGTACAGGATACCATCAACCAATCCTTGATACAGCTGCTCATTGAGGAAGATCTTCTTGAAACAGTTGTTGAGCTTGGGATGGAATTCCAGGTCGGCACCAAAGGCGATAAGCTTTCCGGTGGACAGTGTCAGAAGCTGGCAATTGCACGCACATTCCTGAAGAATCCTCCAATTATGATTATGGATGAGGCAACTTCAGCGCTTGATAACAGGTCACAGAACAGAATACAGGGACTGCTGGAAACAAAGTGGAAAGGCAAGGCAACCCTTATTTCAGTAATTCACAGGCTGGATACAATTAAAAACTACGATAAAGTTGCAGTAATGAAGGCTGGTAAATTAATGGAAGTCGGTCCCTACGAGGAACTCATGGAACGCAAGGGACTGCTTTATGAACTCGTACATGGAGCGCATTAG
- the qrcD gene encoding menaquinone reductase integral membrane subunit QrcD, producing the protein MDNNLFPEGVKRCGLPKFLLWMAFPLAVLLWGVYAAGQIFYYGIGVTGLDNYFGFGLWITFDLAVIALGAGAFFTGFLKYILKIDQLKNIINLAVILGFLCYSGAMLILTMDIGQPIRAWFGYWHPNVHSMLTEVIFCITCYCTVLIIEFIPLIFEQKQLNKIPFLHHFAHHLHVNMALFAGIGTFLSTFHQGSLGGMYGVMFGRPYAFREGFFIWPWTFFLFVLSAVGSGPVFTVLVCTLIEKMTGKKLVEYKVKALMGKIAGTMLCVYMFFKIIDTWAWAVGYLPSVGLTFDQMFHGNAYGQWLLWTEIVLCGIVPAIMLITPSIRNNPSLLYTAAILDCIGVTINRYVFTVQTIAIPVMPFDNWEVYLPNWAEWATSLMICAYGALVLSLCYRYLPVFPQELKLNKK; encoded by the coding sequence ATGGATAACAATCTCTTCCCCGAAGGCGTAAAACGTTGCGGACTGCCTAAGTTTCTGCTTTGGATGGCATTTCCTCTCGCCGTCCTGCTCTGGGGCGTTTACGCTGCCGGACAGATTTTCTATTACGGCATTGGCGTAACCGGCCTTGACAACTACTTCGGGTTCGGCCTCTGGATTACTTTTGACCTTGCGGTTATCGCACTTGGTGCCGGTGCATTTTTCACCGGGTTCCTCAAGTACATCCTCAAGATCGATCAACTTAAAAATATCATCAACCTTGCAGTAATTCTCGGATTCCTGTGCTACTCCGGCGCCATGCTCATCCTGACCATGGACATCGGTCAGCCTATCCGTGCATGGTTCGGCTACTGGCACCCTAACGTGCACTCCATGCTCACAGAAGTTATCTTCTGTATTACCTGTTACTGCACAGTTCTGATTATTGAATTCATTCCGCTGATCTTCGAACAGAAGCAGCTGAACAAGATTCCTTTCCTGCACCACTTTGCCCATCACCTGCACGTGAATATGGCTCTGTTCGCAGGTATCGGAACCTTCCTGTCAACCTTCCACCAGGGTTCTCTTGGCGGTATGTACGGCGTTATGTTCGGCCGTCCTTACGCCTTCCGTGAAGGCTTCTTTATTTGGCCCTGGACTTTCTTCCTCTTCGTTCTCTCTGCTGTTGGTTCCGGTCCTGTTTTCACAGTTCTGGTTTGTACCCTCATCGAGAAAATGACCGGTAAGAAACTGGTTGAATATAAAGTTAAAGCCCTGATGGGTAAAATTGCCGGAACCATGCTCTGTGTGTACATGTTCTTCAAGATCATCGACACATGGGCCTGGGCTGTAGGCTACCTGCCTTCCGTCGGACTGACCTTTGATCAGATGTTCCACGGCAACGCATACGGCCAGTGGCTTCTTTGGACTGAGATCGTGCTTTGCGGCATCGTTCCCGCCATCATGCTGATCACTCCTTCCATCAGAAACAACCCCAGTCTGCTGTACACCGCAGCAATTCTGGACTGCATCGGCGTAACCATCAACCGTTACGTATTCACCGTACAGACCATTGCTATTCCGGTTATGCCTTTCGATAACTGGGAAGTGTACCTGCCTAACTGGGCAGAGTGGGCTACATCCCTGATGATCTGTGCTTATGGTGCACTGGTACTCAGCCTTTGCTACCGCTACCTGCCTGTGTTCCCTCAGGAACTCAAGCTGAACAAGAAGTAG
- the qrcB gene encoding menaquinone reductase molybdopterin-binding-like subunit QrcB: MGIDRRTFIQLVTGGVVGSLFTPVIWKSLDDASIWSQNWPWIPRLKYGTITEQATVAKFGAAPCSEIVKSVGGSPYLTRGNAENEMSKGGVDPISASGPQLMYSPSRINGPMKKTAEGKYESISWEDAEKLLSEKLAAVKGQKGKLAVVSGDVTGTATEVLSGFASEMGADCYLMPCEEQGAAVALSSMGGKGQIGYDLENSDFVLFVGADAMDSWGSVVRNQRVYASNRPTGEDVKASYIYAGPFQNNTAVAADKWIPVTPGTGAIFCLGLAYHLLKAGASASASDFADFKTLVMSRFSPDKVEKATGVAGTEMAALAKRMMKSSAPLVVAGSEFAQGAGAADVIAAAAVNMLLDRVNKDGGMKILPELPKAVDAAEGRFELAAKDFVGYLSGIAAGKIAAPEVMMAYEANPVYALPQNTVLAPAYEKAGYLVSFSTFMDETASKADLILPNPTSYERFEDAQTPYGVGAAMLSASAPVAEPLYNSKPTVDVILGVASGLGIDLGYESSEAVYQAKAEKAGADWDSLLEGAAYVSDSTESDSLKFAASVLSKAVAMPKGGEIALAPYSKLIFGTPTVAIPPLNVVAISKFELMGKDIMVQVNSKTAKKLGVSEGSKVKLGGAGGECAVRIHINEGVMNDVIAAPLGFGHTAWDAYSSGKGENISKLLTVGTESGTGLSVWTSSFVSIA, encoded by the coding sequence ATGGGTATTGATCGCAGAACTTTTATTCAATTGGTAACAGGTGGTGTTGTTGGTTCACTCTTCACCCCTGTAATTTGGAAATCTCTGGATGACGCTTCAATCTGGTCTCAGAACTGGCCTTGGATCCCCAGATTGAAATACGGTACGATCACTGAACAGGCTACTGTTGCTAAATTCGGCGCAGCTCCTTGTTCTGAGATTGTTAAATCCGTGGGCGGAAGCCCTTACCTCACCAGAGGAAATGCTGAAAACGAAATGAGCAAGGGTGGTGTTGATCCGATCAGCGCCAGCGGCCCGCAGCTCATGTACAGTCCTTCTCGTATTAACGGTCCTATGAAAAAGACCGCTGAAGGCAAATACGAGTCAATCTCTTGGGAAGATGCGGAAAAGCTTCTTTCCGAGAAACTTGCAGCAGTCAAGGGACAGAAAGGCAAACTCGCTGTTGTTTCCGGTGATGTCACCGGTACTGCAACTGAGGTTCTGTCCGGTTTTGCTTCAGAAATGGGTGCAGACTGCTACCTGATGCCCTGTGAAGAGCAGGGTGCAGCCGTGGCACTTTCCAGCATGGGTGGAAAGGGTCAGATCGGTTATGACCTGGAAAATTCTGATTTCGTCCTCTTTGTAGGAGCGGATGCCATGGATTCCTGGGGTTCGGTTGTGAGAAACCAGCGTGTTTACGCTTCCAACCGTCCCACTGGTGAAGATGTTAAAGCGTCTTACATCTATGCAGGTCCTTTCCAGAACAATACTGCCGTAGCAGCAGATAAGTGGATTCCGGTAACACCCGGAACCGGCGCTATTTTCTGTCTCGGCCTTGCTTACCATCTGCTTAAAGCTGGAGCATCCGCATCCGCTTCCGACTTCGCTGACTTTAAGACTCTGGTTATGTCCAGATTCTCTCCCGACAAAGTGGAGAAAGCTACTGGCGTTGCTGGAACTGAAATGGCTGCACTTGCTAAGCGCATGATGAAATCTTCCGCTCCATTGGTAGTTGCAGGCTCCGAGTTCGCTCAGGGTGCCGGTGCAGCCGATGTGATCGCCGCTGCTGCTGTCAACATGCTGCTTGACCGCGTCAACAAAGACGGCGGTATGAAGATTCTCCCTGAACTGCCCAAAGCTGTTGACGCTGCCGAAGGCCGTTTTGAACTTGCTGCCAAAGACTTCGTCGGCTACCTCTCAGGTATCGCCGCGGGTAAAATTGCAGCACCTGAAGTAATGATGGCTTACGAAGCCAACCCTGTTTACGCACTGCCCCAGAACACAGTTCTGGCTCCGGCATATGAAAAAGCAGGCTACCTCGTAAGTTTCAGCACTTTTATGGATGAAACAGCTTCTAAAGCTGACCTGATTCTGCCCAACCCCACTAGCTATGAGCGTTTTGAAGATGCACAGACTCCTTATGGTGTCGGTGCGGCTATGCTTTCAGCCAGTGCTCCTGTTGCAGAGCCTCTCTACAACAGCAAGCCAACTGTAGACGTAATTCTCGGCGTGGCTTCCGGATTGGGCATTGATCTTGGATATGAATCCTCTGAAGCAGTTTATCAGGCTAAGGCCGAGAAAGCTGGTGCAGATTGGGATTCCCTTTTGGAAGGCGCTGCTTATGTTTCAGATTCCACCGAATCCGACTCCCTTAAGTTTGCGGCTTCTGTCCTGTCCAAAGCTGTTGCTATGCCTAAAGGCGGCGAAATTGCTCTCGCTCCTTACTCCAAGCTTATCTTCGGTACTCCCACTGTGGCTATTCCGCCGCTGAACGTGGTTGCCATCAGCAAGTTTGAACTAATGGGCAAAGACATCATGGTTCAGGTTAACTCCAAGACAGCCAAAAAACTCGGCGTGTCTGAAGGTTCCAAGGTCAAGCTTGGCGGAGCAGGTGGAGAATGCGCTGTCAGAATCCACATTAATGAAGGCGTAATGAATGATGTTATCGCCGCACCTCTTGGATTCGGTCACACTGCATGGGATGCGTATTCCAGCGGTAAAGGCGAAAATATCTCCAAACTTCTCACCGTTGGCACTGAGTCCGGCACCGGTTTGTCCGTGTGGACCAGTTCTTTCGTGAGTATCGCCTAA
- a CDS encoding cyclic nucleotide-binding domain-containing protein, which yields MAAETSEYQEHLEIMREIPYFSSLELEAQKLIAYLCVREKFTAGDEVFASGDFDKSAYFIIKGNMEAYLNSGSEKIQSFKEGDFVGALSLIGNSKRLFTLKAITDCVCIRLTSEKFKKAQEQYPEISKKFLKATVDMISNWEERFISKYNPGCAGCTTGIGLTLI from the coding sequence ATGGCAGCAGAAACAAGTGAATATCAAGAACATCTAGAGATAATGAGGGAAATACCATATTTTTCGAGTCTCGAACTTGAGGCACAAAAACTGATCGCCTACCTTTGCGTACGCGAAAAATTCACTGCCGGAGATGAAGTCTTTGCCAGTGGCGACTTCGATAAGTCTGCTTACTTTATCATAAAAGGCAATATGGAAGCATATCTGAATTCAGGTTCCGAGAAAATCCAGTCCTTCAAGGAAGGCGACTTCGTTGGGGCTCTTTCGCTTATTGGAAACTCCAAAAGATTATTCACCTTGAAAGCTATTACAGACTGCGTCTGTATCAGGCTGACCAGTGAAAAATTTAAAAAAGCTCAAGAACAGTACCCTGAGATAAGCAAAAAATTTTTGAAAGCTACTGTTGACATGATAAGCAACTGGGAAGAGAGGTTCATTTCCAAATACAACCCAGGGTGCGCAGGATGCACTACTGGCATAGGATTGACACTTATATAA
- the qrcC gene encoding menaquinone reductase iron-sulfur cluster-binding subunit QrcC → MQHIEFDTKWTMVVDVDKCTGCGACMVSCQAENNIAPMEEGSNKLKTLTWMLVYELNNGKEFPNREVAYLPRPCMQCGHPACVPVCPVVATTKDEEGGIVSQIYPRCIGCRYCMAACPYHARYFGWLDPVWPGGMDKALSPSTSTRPRGVVEKCNFCHSRLLNARQRARNEGMDPNKLPDGWYQPACLEACPTGAISFGDSKNPEHKVHELIKSPNAFRILESIGMEPQVYYISRRDWVREQSDNHIAEDKH, encoded by the coding sequence ATGCAACATATCGAATTTGATACTAAATGGACCATGGTAGTCGATGTTGACAAGTGTACCGGTTGCGGAGCTTGTATGGTATCCTGCCAGGCTGAAAATAACATAGCGCCTATGGAGGAAGGGTCCAACAAGCTTAAGACCCTCACCTGGATGCTTGTGTACGAACTCAACAATGGTAAGGAATTCCCCAACAGGGAAGTTGCCTACCTGCCCAGACCATGCATGCAGTGCGGTCATCCCGCCTGTGTTCCCGTCTGTCCTGTAGTTGCCACTACCAAGGATGAAGAAGGCGGAATCGTCAGCCAGATTTATCCTCGCTGCATCGGTTGCAGGTACTGTATGGCTGCGTGTCCTTACCACGCCCGTTACTTCGGATGGCTTGATCCGGTTTGGCCCGGCGGAATGGACAAGGCGTTGTCTCCCTCAACATCAACCCGTCCTCGCGGTGTTGTTGAGAAATGCAACTTCTGTCACTCCAGACTGCTGAATGCACGTCAGCGTGCCCGTAACGAAGGTATGGACCCAAATAAGCTGCCTGACGGATGGTATCAGCCTGCCTGTCTGGAAGCATGCCCCACTGGAGCAATCTCTTTCGGTGATTCAAAGAACCCTGAGCACAAAGTCCATGAACTGATCAAGAGCCCCAATGCTTTCCGCATTCTGGAATCTATCGGTATGGAACCTCAGGTTTACTACATCAGCCGTCGTGACTGGGTCCGTGAGCAGAGTGATAACCACATCGCTGAAGACAAGCACTAG
- the qrcA gene encoding menaquinone reductase multiheme cytochrome c subunit QrcA, giving the protein MEEKRTSKQCGGVLPFFIGVLASLIVGWWVFPQVIYSQKTQPIDFSHKVHVEGEGMDCESCHIFLEDGSFAGLPSNEKCAECHEDVLGESKAEEIYVTEYLQKGVEVPWLVYQYQPDNVYFSHMAHQGFECTDCHPDVGNSDTLPTYYENRISGYSKQTMKMWQCERCHAEVGTSNACYVCHK; this is encoded by the coding sequence ATGGAGGAAAAAAGAACATCGAAGCAGTGTGGAGGAGTTCTTCCTTTCTTCATCGGTGTCCTTGCGAGCCTGATTGTCGGTTGGTGGGTTTTCCCGCAGGTTATTTATAGCCAGAAAACTCAGCCTATCGATTTCAGCCACAAGGTTCATGTTGAAGGTGAAGGTATGGACTGTGAGTCATGTCACATCTTTCTGGAAGATGGTTCCTTTGCAGGGCTGCCTTCCAATGAGAAGTGTGCTGAGTGTCACGAAGATGTACTCGGTGAATCTAAAGCTGAAGAAATCTACGTGACTGAATATCTGCAGAAGGGTGTGGAAGTTCCCTGGCTGGTTTATCAGTATCAGCCCGATAACGTTTACTTTTCGCACATGGCACACCAAGGCTTCGAGTGTACTGATTGCCATCCCGACGTAGGCAACAGCGACACGCTGCCGACGTATTACGAAAACAGAATCAGCGGTTACAGCAAGCAGACCATGAAGATGTGGCAGTGTGAACGCTGTCATGCGGAAGTTGGTACCAGCAACGCATGTTACGTCTGCCATAAGTAA